One genomic segment of Tursiops truncatus isolate mTurTru1 chromosome 11, mTurTru1.mat.Y, whole genome shotgun sequence includes these proteins:
- the ITGA7 gene encoding integrin alpha-7 isoform X5, translating into MAGTPGRDPWGAPGICYLLGSLLVGLLFPGAVAFNLDVMGALRKEGEPGSLFGFSVALHRQLQPGPQSWLLVGAPQALALPGQQANRTGGLFACPLSLEETDCYRVDIDRGADVQKESKENQWLGVSVRSQGPGGKIVTCAHRYEARQRVDQTLETRDVIGRCFVLSQDLAVRDELDGGEWKFCEGRPQGHEQFGFCQQGTAAAFSPDSHYLLFGAPGTYNWKGLLFVTNIDSSDPDQLVYKTLDPADRLPGPAGDLALNSYLGFSIDSGKSLVRAEELSFVAGAPRANHKGAVVILRKDSASRLVPEVMLSGERLTSGFGYSLAVADLNNDGWTDLVVGAPYFFERQEELGGAVYVYMNQGGHWAGVSPLRLCGSPDSMFGISLAVLGDLNQDGFPDLAVGAPFDGDGKVFIYHGSSLGLVVKPSQVLEGEAVGIRSFGYSLSGGLDVDGNRYPDLLVGSLADTAVLFRARPVLHVSHEVSILPRSIDLEQPNCASGHSVCMDLRVCFSYIASPSSYSPAVALEYTIDGDTDRRLRGQVPRVTFLSRGPDDPKHQASGTVWLKHQHDRVCGDTMLQLQENVKDKLRAIVVTLSYSLQTPRLRRQAPAQGLPPVAPILNAHQPSTQRTEIHFLKQGCGEDKVCQSNLQLVHARFCTRVSDTEFQPLPMDADGTTALFALSGQPVIGLELKVTNLPSDPAQPQADGDDAHEAQLLVTLPASLHYSGVRALDPAEKPLCLSNENASHVECELGNPMKRGAQATFYLILSTSGITIETTELEVELLLATISEQELRPVSARARVFIELPLSITGVAIPQQLFFSGVVRGESAMQSERDVGSKVKYEVTVSNQGQSLKTLGSAFLNIMWPHEIANGKWLLYPMRVELEGGQGPGTRGLCSPRPNVLHLDVDSRDRRRRELGQPEPREPHEQPEPSTSWWPVSSAEKKKNVTLDCTRGTASCVVFSCPLYSFDRAAVLHVWGRLWNSTFLEEYSAVKSLEVIVQANITVKSSIKNLLLRDASTVIPVMVYLDPVAVVAEGVPWWAILLAVLAGLLVLALLVLLMWKMGFFKRARYPEATVPQYHAVKIPREDRQQFKEEKTGTILRNNWGGPRGGGPDAHPILAADGHPEPGSDGHPVPGTA; encoded by the exons ATGGCAGGGACTCCGGGCCGCGATCCATGGGGGGCCCCTGGCATTTGTTACCTTCTTGGCTCCCTGCTTGTCGGACTGCTCTTCCCAGGGGCTGTCGCCTTCAATCTGGACGTGATGGGCGCCCTGCGCAAGGAGGGCGAGCCAGGGAGCCTCTTTGGCTTCTCTGTGGCTCTGCATCGGCAGTTGCAGCCCGGACCCCAAAGCTG GCTGCTGGTGGGcgctccccaggccctggccctgcctgggCAGCAGGCGAATCGTACTGGAGGCCTCTTCGCTTGCCCCCTGAGCCTGGAAGAGACTGACTGCTACAGAGTGGACATCGACCGGGGAG CTGACGTGCAGAAGGAGAGTAAGGAGAaccagtggttgggagtcagtGTTCGGAGCCAGGGACCTGGGGGCAAGATTGTT ACCTGTGCACACCGATACGAGGCGCGGCAGCGTGTGGACCAGACACTGGAGACGAGGGACGTGATTGGTCGCTGCTTTGTGCTAAGCCAGGATCTGGCCGTCCGCGATGAGCTGGATGGCGGGGAGTGGAAGTTCTGTGAGGGACGCCCCCAGGGCCACGAGCAATTTGGGTTCTGCCAGCAGGGCACGGCTGCTGCCTTCTCCCCCGACAGCCACTACCTCCTCTTTGGGGCCCCAGGAACCTATAACTGGAAGG GGTTGCTCTTTGTGACCAACATTGATAGCTCAGACCCTGACCAGCTGGTGTATAAAACTTTGGACCCTGCTGACCGGCTCCCAGGACCAGCCGGAGACTTGGCCCTGAATAGCTACTTAG GTTTCTCCATCGACTCGGGGAAGAGTCTGGTGCGAGCAGAGGAGCTGAGCTTTGTGGCAGGGGCCCCCCGTGCCAACCACAAGGGTGCTGTGGTCATTCTGCGCAAAGACAGCGCCAGTCGCCTGGTGCCTGAAGTTATGCTGTCCGGGGAGCGCCTGACCTCTGGCTTTGGCTACTCGCTGGCGGTGGCTGACCTTAACAATGACGG cTGGACAGATCTGGTAGTGGGTGCCCCCTACTTCTTTGAGCGCCAAGAAGAACTGGGGGGTGCCGTGTATGTGTACATGAACCAGGGGGGTCACTGGGCTGGGGTCTCCCCTCTCCGGCTCTGCGGCTCTCCTGACTCCATGTTTGGGATCAGTCTGGCTGTCCTGGGGGACCTCAACCAAGATGGCTTCCCAG ACCTTGCTGTAGGGGCTCCCTTCGACGGGGATGGGAAAGTCTTTATCTACCACGGGAGCAGCCTGGGGCTTGTCGTCAAACCTTCCCAG GTGCTGGAGGGCGAGGCTGTGGGCATAAGGAGCTTTGGCTACTCTCTGTCGGGCGGCCTGGATGTGGATGGGAACCGCTACCCGGACCTGCTGGTGGGCTCCCTGGCCGACACTGCCGTGCTCTTCAG ggccaGGCCTGTCCTCCACGTCTCCCACGAGGTCTCTATTCTTCCAAGAAGCATCGACCTAGAACAGCCCAACTGCGCCAGTGGCCACTCAGTCTG CATGGACCTCAGGGTCTGTTTCAGCTACATTGCATCGCCCAGCAGCTACAGCCCCGCTGTGG CCCTGGAGTACACGATAGACGGGGACACGGACCGGAGGCTCCGGGGACAGGTGCCCCGTGTAACCTTCCTGAGCCGTGGCCCAGATGACCCCAAGCACCAGGCCTCGGGCACCGTGTGGCTGAAACACCAGCATGACCGAGTCTGTGGAGACACTATGCTTCAGCTCCAG GAGAATGTCAAAGACAAGCTTCGGGCCATCGTGGTGACTCTGTCCTATAGTCTCCAGACCCCTCGGCTCCGGCGACAGGCTCCTGCCCAGGGGCTGCCCCCCGTGGCCCCCATCCTCAATGCCCACCAGCCCAGCACCCAGCGGACAGAG ATCCACTTTCTGAAGCAAGGCTGTGGTGAAGACAAGGTGTGTCAGAGCAACCTGCAGCTGGTCCACGCCCGGTTCTGCACCCGTGTCAGCGACACGGAGTTTCAGCCTCTGCCCAT GGATGCGGATGGGACGACAGCCCTGTTTGCACTGAGTGGGCAGCCAGTCATCGGCCTGGAGCTGAAGGTCACCAATCTGCCTTCggacccagcccagccccaggctgaTGGGGATGACGCCCATGAAGCCCAGCTCCTGGtcaccctccctgcctctctgcacTATTCAGGAGTCCGGGCCCTGGACCCTGCG GAGAAGCCGCTGTGCCTGTCCAATGAGAACGCCTCCCATGTTGAGTGTGAGCTGGGGAACCCCATGAAGAGAGGTGCCCAG GCCACCTTCTACCTCATCCTTAGCACCTCAGGGATCACCATTGAGACCACAGAGCTGGAGGTGGAGCTGCTGTTGGCCAC GATCAGCGAGCAGGAGCTGCGGCCGGTCTCTGCCCGAGCCCGTGTCTTCATCGAGCTGCCGCTGTCCATCACGGG GGTGGCCATTCCCCAGCAGCTCTTCTTCTCCGGTGTGGTGCGGGGCGAGAGCGCCATGCAGTCTGAGCGGGACGTGGGCAGCAAGGTCAAGTATGAGGTTACG GTCTCCAACCAAGGCCAGTCACTCAAGACCCTGGGCTCGGCCTTCCTCAACATCATGTGGCCCCACGAGATTGCCAACGGGAAGTGGCTGCTGTACCCCATGCGGGTGGAGCTGGAGGGCGGGCAGGGGCCGGGGACGAGGGGACTCTGTTCCCCCAGGCCCAACGTCCTCCACCTG gaTGTGGACAGCAGGGACAGGAGGCGGCGGGAGCTGGGGCAGCCGGAGCCACGGGAGCCTCACGAGCAGCCGGAGCCCAGCACGTCCTGGTGGCCAGTGTCCTCTGCTGAGAAGAAGAAAAACGTCACCCTG GACTGCACCCGGGGCACGGCCAGCTGCGTGGTGTTCAGCTGCCCTCTCTACAGCTTTGACCGTGCAGCTGTGCTGCATGTCTGGGGCCGCCTCTGGAACAGCACCTTCCTGGAG GAGTACTCAGCTGTGAAGTCCCTGGAAGTGATTGTTCAAGCCAACATCACCGTGAAGTCCTCCATCAAGAACTTGCTGCTCAGAGATGCCTCCACAGTG ATCCCAGTGATGGTATACCTGGACCCTGTGGCTGTGGTGGCAGAAGGAGTCCCCTGGTGGGCCATCCTTCTGGCTGTACTGGCCGGGCTGCTGGTGCTGGCGCTGCTGGTGCTGCTGATGTGGAAG ATGGGATTCTTCAAGCGGGCGCGGTACCCCGAAGCCACTGTGCCCCAGTACCACGCGGTGAAGATCCCACGGGAAGACCGGCAACAGTTCAAGGAAGAGAAGACGGGCACCATCCTGAGGAATAACTGGGGCGGCCCCCGGGGCGGAGGGCCCGATGCACACCCCATCCTGGCTGCGGATGGGCACCCGGAGCCGGGCTCCGATGGgcaccctgtgccaggcactgcctag
- the ITGA7 gene encoding integrin alpha-7 isoform X1 codes for MAGTPGRDPWGAPGICYLLGSLLVGLLFPGAVAFNLDVMGALRKEGEPGSLFGFSVALHRQLQPGPQSCPSTLCLVPRTWAWAALGRWPPTPAAAPPCRLLVGAPQALALPGQQANRTGGLFACPLSLEETDCYRVDIDRGADVQKESKENQWLGVSVRSQGPGGKIVTCAHRYEARQRVDQTLETRDVIGRCFVLSQDLAVRDELDGGEWKFCEGRPQGHEQFGFCQQGTAAAFSPDSHYLLFGAPGTYNWKGTARVELCVQGSADLAHLDDGPYEAGGEKEQDPRLIPVPANSYFGFSIDSGKSLVRAEELSFVAGAPRANHKGAVVILRKDSASRLVPEVMLSGERLTSGFGYSLAVADLNNDGWTDLVVGAPYFFERQEELGGAVYVYMNQGGHWAGVSPLRLCGSPDSMFGISLAVLGDLNQDGFPDLAVGAPFDGDGKVFIYHGSSLGLVVKPSQVLEGEAVGIRSFGYSLSGGLDVDGNRYPDLLVGSLADTAVLFRARPVLHVSHEVSILPRSIDLEQPNCASGHSVCMDLRVCFSYIASPSSYSPAVALEYTIDGDTDRRLRGQVPRVTFLSRGPDDPKHQASGTVWLKHQHDRVCGDTMLQLQENVKDKLRAIVVTLSYSLQTPRLRRQAPAQGLPPVAPILNAHQPSTQRTEIHFLKQGCGEDKVCQSNLQLVHARFCTRVSDTEFQPLPMDADGTTALFALSGQPVIGLELKVTNLPSDPAQPQADGDDAHEAQLLVTLPASLHYSGVRALDPAEKPLCLSNENASHVECELGNPMKRGAQATFYLILSTSGITIETTELEVELLLATISEQELRPVSARARVFIELPLSITGVAIPQQLFFSGVVRGESAMQSERDVGSKVKYEVTVSNQGQSLKTLGSAFLNIMWPHEIANGKWLLYPMRVELEGGQGPGTRGLCSPRPNVLHLDVDSRDRRRRELGQPEPREPHEQPEPSTSWWPVSSAEKKKNVTLDCTRGTASCVVFSCPLYSFDRAAVLHVWGRLWNSTFLEEYSAVKSLEVIVQANITVKSSIKNLLLRDASTVIPVMVYLDPVAVVAEGVPWWAILLAVLAGLLVLALLVLLMWKMGFFKRARYPEATVPQYHAVKIPREDRQQFKEEKTGTILRNNWGGPRGGGPDAHPILAADGHPEPGSDGHPVPGTA; via the exons ATGGCAGGGACTCCGGGCCGCGATCCATGGGGGGCCCCTGGCATTTGTTACCTTCTTGGCTCCCTGCTTGTCGGACTGCTCTTCCCAGGGGCTGTCGCCTTCAATCTGGACGTGATGGGCGCCCTGCGCAAGGAGGGCGAGCCAGGGAGCCTCTTTGGCTTCTCTGTGGCTCTGCATCGGCAGTTGCAGCCCGGACCCCAAAGCTG TCCTTCAACACTCTGCCTGGTACCGAGGACTTGGGCCTGGGCAGCTCTGGGGAGGTGGCCACCAACTCCTGCCGCTGCCCCACCGTGCAGGCTGCTGGTGGGcgctccccaggccctggccctgcctgggCAGCAGGCGAATCGTACTGGAGGCCTCTTCGCTTGCCCCCTGAGCCTGGAAGAGACTGACTGCTACAGAGTGGACATCGACCGGGGAG CTGACGTGCAGAAGGAGAGTAAGGAGAaccagtggttgggagtcagtGTTCGGAGCCAGGGACCTGGGGGCAAGATTGTT ACCTGTGCACACCGATACGAGGCGCGGCAGCGTGTGGACCAGACACTGGAGACGAGGGACGTGATTGGTCGCTGCTTTGTGCTAAGCCAGGATCTGGCCGTCCGCGATGAGCTGGATGGCGGGGAGTGGAAGTTCTGTGAGGGACGCCCCCAGGGCCACGAGCAATTTGGGTTCTGCCAGCAGGGCACGGCTGCTGCCTTCTCCCCCGACAGCCACTACCTCCTCTTTGGGGCCCCAGGAACCTATAACTGGAAGG GCACGGCCAGGGTGGAGCTCTGTGTGCAGGGCTCAGCGGACCTGGCACATCTGGACGACGGGCCCTACGAGGCGGGGGGTGAGAAGGAGCAGGACCCCCGCCTCATCCCTGTCCCTGCCAACAGCTACTTTG GTTTCTCCATCGACTCGGGGAAGAGTCTGGTGCGAGCAGAGGAGCTGAGCTTTGTGGCAGGGGCCCCCCGTGCCAACCACAAGGGTGCTGTGGTCATTCTGCGCAAAGACAGCGCCAGTCGCCTGGTGCCTGAAGTTATGCTGTCCGGGGAGCGCCTGACCTCTGGCTTTGGCTACTCGCTGGCGGTGGCTGACCTTAACAATGACGG cTGGACAGATCTGGTAGTGGGTGCCCCCTACTTCTTTGAGCGCCAAGAAGAACTGGGGGGTGCCGTGTATGTGTACATGAACCAGGGGGGTCACTGGGCTGGGGTCTCCCCTCTCCGGCTCTGCGGCTCTCCTGACTCCATGTTTGGGATCAGTCTGGCTGTCCTGGGGGACCTCAACCAAGATGGCTTCCCAG ACCTTGCTGTAGGGGCTCCCTTCGACGGGGATGGGAAAGTCTTTATCTACCACGGGAGCAGCCTGGGGCTTGTCGTCAAACCTTCCCAG GTGCTGGAGGGCGAGGCTGTGGGCATAAGGAGCTTTGGCTACTCTCTGTCGGGCGGCCTGGATGTGGATGGGAACCGCTACCCGGACCTGCTGGTGGGCTCCCTGGCCGACACTGCCGTGCTCTTCAG ggccaGGCCTGTCCTCCACGTCTCCCACGAGGTCTCTATTCTTCCAAGAAGCATCGACCTAGAACAGCCCAACTGCGCCAGTGGCCACTCAGTCTG CATGGACCTCAGGGTCTGTTTCAGCTACATTGCATCGCCCAGCAGCTACAGCCCCGCTGTGG CCCTGGAGTACACGATAGACGGGGACACGGACCGGAGGCTCCGGGGACAGGTGCCCCGTGTAACCTTCCTGAGCCGTGGCCCAGATGACCCCAAGCACCAGGCCTCGGGCACCGTGTGGCTGAAACACCAGCATGACCGAGTCTGTGGAGACACTATGCTTCAGCTCCAG GAGAATGTCAAAGACAAGCTTCGGGCCATCGTGGTGACTCTGTCCTATAGTCTCCAGACCCCTCGGCTCCGGCGACAGGCTCCTGCCCAGGGGCTGCCCCCCGTGGCCCCCATCCTCAATGCCCACCAGCCCAGCACCCAGCGGACAGAG ATCCACTTTCTGAAGCAAGGCTGTGGTGAAGACAAGGTGTGTCAGAGCAACCTGCAGCTGGTCCACGCCCGGTTCTGCACCCGTGTCAGCGACACGGAGTTTCAGCCTCTGCCCAT GGATGCGGATGGGACGACAGCCCTGTTTGCACTGAGTGGGCAGCCAGTCATCGGCCTGGAGCTGAAGGTCACCAATCTGCCTTCggacccagcccagccccaggctgaTGGGGATGACGCCCATGAAGCCCAGCTCCTGGtcaccctccctgcctctctgcacTATTCAGGAGTCCGGGCCCTGGACCCTGCG GAGAAGCCGCTGTGCCTGTCCAATGAGAACGCCTCCCATGTTGAGTGTGAGCTGGGGAACCCCATGAAGAGAGGTGCCCAG GCCACCTTCTACCTCATCCTTAGCACCTCAGGGATCACCATTGAGACCACAGAGCTGGAGGTGGAGCTGCTGTTGGCCAC GATCAGCGAGCAGGAGCTGCGGCCGGTCTCTGCCCGAGCCCGTGTCTTCATCGAGCTGCCGCTGTCCATCACGGG GGTGGCCATTCCCCAGCAGCTCTTCTTCTCCGGTGTGGTGCGGGGCGAGAGCGCCATGCAGTCTGAGCGGGACGTGGGCAGCAAGGTCAAGTATGAGGTTACG GTCTCCAACCAAGGCCAGTCACTCAAGACCCTGGGCTCGGCCTTCCTCAACATCATGTGGCCCCACGAGATTGCCAACGGGAAGTGGCTGCTGTACCCCATGCGGGTGGAGCTGGAGGGCGGGCAGGGGCCGGGGACGAGGGGACTCTGTTCCCCCAGGCCCAACGTCCTCCACCTG gaTGTGGACAGCAGGGACAGGAGGCGGCGGGAGCTGGGGCAGCCGGAGCCACGGGAGCCTCACGAGCAGCCGGAGCCCAGCACGTCCTGGTGGCCAGTGTCCTCTGCTGAGAAGAAGAAAAACGTCACCCTG GACTGCACCCGGGGCACGGCCAGCTGCGTGGTGTTCAGCTGCCCTCTCTACAGCTTTGACCGTGCAGCTGTGCTGCATGTCTGGGGCCGCCTCTGGAACAGCACCTTCCTGGAG GAGTACTCAGCTGTGAAGTCCCTGGAAGTGATTGTTCAAGCCAACATCACCGTGAAGTCCTCCATCAAGAACTTGCTGCTCAGAGATGCCTCCACAGTG ATCCCAGTGATGGTATACCTGGACCCTGTGGCTGTGGTGGCAGAAGGAGTCCCCTGGTGGGCCATCCTTCTGGCTGTACTGGCCGGGCTGCTGGTGCTGGCGCTGCTGGTGCTGCTGATGTGGAAG ATGGGATTCTTCAAGCGGGCGCGGTACCCCGAAGCCACTGTGCCCCAGTACCACGCGGTGAAGATCCCACGGGAAGACCGGCAACAGTTCAAGGAAGAGAAGACGGGCACCATCCTGAGGAATAACTGGGGCGGCCCCCGGGGCGGAGGGCCCGATGCACACCCCATCCTGGCTGCGGATGGGCACCCGGAGCCGGGCTCCGATGGgcaccctgtgccaggcactgcctag
- the ITGA7 gene encoding integrin alpha-7 isoform X4: MAGTPGRDPWGAPGICYLLGSLLVGLLFPGAVAFNLDVMGALRKEGEPGSLFGFSVALHRQLQPGPQSCPSTLCLVPRTWAWAALGRWPPTPAAAPPCRLLVGAPQALALPGQQANRTGGLFACPLSLEETDCYRVDIDRGADVQKESKENQWLGVSVRSQGPGGKIVTCAHRYEARQRVDQTLETRDVIGRCFVLSQDLAVRDELDGGEWKFCEGRPQGHEQFGFCQQGTAAAFSPDSHYLLFGAPGTYNWKGTARVELCVQGSADLAHLDDGPYEAGGEKEQDPRLIPVPANSYFGFSIDSGKSLVRAEELSFVAGAPRANHKGAVVILRKDSASRLVPEVMLSGERLTSGFGYSLAVADLNNDGWTDLVVGAPYFFERQEELGGAVYVYMNQGGHWAGVSPLRLCGSPDSMFGISLAVLGDLNQDGFPDLAVGAPFDGDGKVFIYHGSSLGLVVKPSQVLEGEAVGIRSFGYSLSGGLDVDGNRYPDLLVGSLADTAVLFRARPVLHVSHEVSILPRSIDLEQPNCASGHSVCMDLRVCFSYIASPSSYSPAVALEYTIDGDTDRRLRGQVPRVTFLSRGPDDPKHQASGTVWLKHQHDRVCGDTMLQLQENVKDKLRAIVVTLSYSLQTPRLRRQAPAQGLPPVAPILNAHQPSTQRTEIHFLKQGCGEDKVCQSNLQLVHARFCTRVSDTEFQPLPMDADGTTALFALSGQPVIGLELKVTNLPSDPAQPQADGDDAHEAQLLVTLPASLHYSGVRALDPAEKPLCLSNENASHVECELGNPMKRGAQATFYLILSTSGITIETTELEVELLLATISEQELRPVSARARVFIELPLSITGVAIPQQLFFSGVVRGESAMQSERDVGSKVKYEVTVSNQGQSLKTLGSAFLNIMWPHEIANGKWLLYPMRVELEGGQGPGTRGLCSPRPNVLHLDVDSRDRRRRELGQPEPREPHEQPEPSTSWWPVSSAEKKKNVTLEYSAVKSLEVIVQANITVKSSIKNLLLRDASTVIPVMVYLDPVAVVAEGVPWWAILLAVLAGLLVLALLVLLMWKMGFFKRARYPEATVPQYHAVKIPREDRQQFKEEKTGTILRNNWGGPRGGGPDAHPILAADGHPEPGSDGHPVPGTA, from the exons ATGGCAGGGACTCCGGGCCGCGATCCATGGGGGGCCCCTGGCATTTGTTACCTTCTTGGCTCCCTGCTTGTCGGACTGCTCTTCCCAGGGGCTGTCGCCTTCAATCTGGACGTGATGGGCGCCCTGCGCAAGGAGGGCGAGCCAGGGAGCCTCTTTGGCTTCTCTGTGGCTCTGCATCGGCAGTTGCAGCCCGGACCCCAAAGCTG TCCTTCAACACTCTGCCTGGTACCGAGGACTTGGGCCTGGGCAGCTCTGGGGAGGTGGCCACCAACTCCTGCCGCTGCCCCACCGTGCAGGCTGCTGGTGGGcgctccccaggccctggccctgcctgggCAGCAGGCGAATCGTACTGGAGGCCTCTTCGCTTGCCCCCTGAGCCTGGAAGAGACTGACTGCTACAGAGTGGACATCGACCGGGGAG CTGACGTGCAGAAGGAGAGTAAGGAGAaccagtggttgggagtcagtGTTCGGAGCCAGGGACCTGGGGGCAAGATTGTT ACCTGTGCACACCGATACGAGGCGCGGCAGCGTGTGGACCAGACACTGGAGACGAGGGACGTGATTGGTCGCTGCTTTGTGCTAAGCCAGGATCTGGCCGTCCGCGATGAGCTGGATGGCGGGGAGTGGAAGTTCTGTGAGGGACGCCCCCAGGGCCACGAGCAATTTGGGTTCTGCCAGCAGGGCACGGCTGCTGCCTTCTCCCCCGACAGCCACTACCTCCTCTTTGGGGCCCCAGGAACCTATAACTGGAAGG GCACGGCCAGGGTGGAGCTCTGTGTGCAGGGCTCAGCGGACCTGGCACATCTGGACGACGGGCCCTACGAGGCGGGGGGTGAGAAGGAGCAGGACCCCCGCCTCATCCCTGTCCCTGCCAACAGCTACTTTG GTTTCTCCATCGACTCGGGGAAGAGTCTGGTGCGAGCAGAGGAGCTGAGCTTTGTGGCAGGGGCCCCCCGTGCCAACCACAAGGGTGCTGTGGTCATTCTGCGCAAAGACAGCGCCAGTCGCCTGGTGCCTGAAGTTATGCTGTCCGGGGAGCGCCTGACCTCTGGCTTTGGCTACTCGCTGGCGGTGGCTGACCTTAACAATGACGG cTGGACAGATCTGGTAGTGGGTGCCCCCTACTTCTTTGAGCGCCAAGAAGAACTGGGGGGTGCCGTGTATGTGTACATGAACCAGGGGGGTCACTGGGCTGGGGTCTCCCCTCTCCGGCTCTGCGGCTCTCCTGACTCCATGTTTGGGATCAGTCTGGCTGTCCTGGGGGACCTCAACCAAGATGGCTTCCCAG ACCTTGCTGTAGGGGCTCCCTTCGACGGGGATGGGAAAGTCTTTATCTACCACGGGAGCAGCCTGGGGCTTGTCGTCAAACCTTCCCAG GTGCTGGAGGGCGAGGCTGTGGGCATAAGGAGCTTTGGCTACTCTCTGTCGGGCGGCCTGGATGTGGATGGGAACCGCTACCCGGACCTGCTGGTGGGCTCCCTGGCCGACACTGCCGTGCTCTTCAG ggccaGGCCTGTCCTCCACGTCTCCCACGAGGTCTCTATTCTTCCAAGAAGCATCGACCTAGAACAGCCCAACTGCGCCAGTGGCCACTCAGTCTG CATGGACCTCAGGGTCTGTTTCAGCTACATTGCATCGCCCAGCAGCTACAGCCCCGCTGTGG CCCTGGAGTACACGATAGACGGGGACACGGACCGGAGGCTCCGGGGACAGGTGCCCCGTGTAACCTTCCTGAGCCGTGGCCCAGATGACCCCAAGCACCAGGCCTCGGGCACCGTGTGGCTGAAACACCAGCATGACCGAGTCTGTGGAGACACTATGCTTCAGCTCCAG GAGAATGTCAAAGACAAGCTTCGGGCCATCGTGGTGACTCTGTCCTATAGTCTCCAGACCCCTCGGCTCCGGCGACAGGCTCCTGCCCAGGGGCTGCCCCCCGTGGCCCCCATCCTCAATGCCCACCAGCCCAGCACCCAGCGGACAGAG ATCCACTTTCTGAAGCAAGGCTGTGGTGAAGACAAGGTGTGTCAGAGCAACCTGCAGCTGGTCCACGCCCGGTTCTGCACCCGTGTCAGCGACACGGAGTTTCAGCCTCTGCCCAT GGATGCGGATGGGACGACAGCCCTGTTTGCACTGAGTGGGCAGCCAGTCATCGGCCTGGAGCTGAAGGTCACCAATCTGCCTTCggacccagcccagccccaggctgaTGGGGATGACGCCCATGAAGCCCAGCTCCTGGtcaccctccctgcctctctgcacTATTCAGGAGTCCGGGCCCTGGACCCTGCG GAGAAGCCGCTGTGCCTGTCCAATGAGAACGCCTCCCATGTTGAGTGTGAGCTGGGGAACCCCATGAAGAGAGGTGCCCAG GCCACCTTCTACCTCATCCTTAGCACCTCAGGGATCACCATTGAGACCACAGAGCTGGAGGTGGAGCTGCTGTTGGCCAC GATCAGCGAGCAGGAGCTGCGGCCGGTCTCTGCCCGAGCCCGTGTCTTCATCGAGCTGCCGCTGTCCATCACGGG GGTGGCCATTCCCCAGCAGCTCTTCTTCTCCGGTGTGGTGCGGGGCGAGAGCGCCATGCAGTCTGAGCGGGACGTGGGCAGCAAGGTCAAGTATGAGGTTACG GTCTCCAACCAAGGCCAGTCACTCAAGACCCTGGGCTCGGCCTTCCTCAACATCATGTGGCCCCACGAGATTGCCAACGGGAAGTGGCTGCTGTACCCCATGCGGGTGGAGCTGGAGGGCGGGCAGGGGCCGGGGACGAGGGGACTCTGTTCCCCCAGGCCCAACGTCCTCCACCTG gaTGTGGACAGCAGGGACAGGAGGCGGCGGGAGCTGGGGCAGCCGGAGCCACGGGAGCCTCACGAGCAGCCGGAGCCCAGCACGTCCTGGTGGCCAGTGTCCTCTGCTGAGAAGAAGAAAAACGTCACCCTG GAGTACTCAGCTGTGAAGTCCCTGGAAGTGATTGTTCAAGCCAACATCACCGTGAAGTCCTCCATCAAGAACTTGCTGCTCAGAGATGCCTCCACAGTG ATCCCAGTGATGGTATACCTGGACCCTGTGGCTGTGGTGGCAGAAGGAGTCCCCTGGTGGGCCATCCTTCTGGCTGTACTGGCCGGGCTGCTGGTGCTGGCGCTGCTGGTGCTGCTGATGTGGAAG ATGGGATTCTTCAAGCGGGCGCGGTACCCCGAAGCCACTGTGCCCCAGTACCACGCGGTGAAGATCCCACGGGAAGACCGGCAACAGTTCAAGGAAGAGAAGACGGGCACCATCCTGAGGAATAACTGGGGCGGCCCCCGGGGCGGAGGGCCCGATGCACACCCCATCCTGGCTGCGGATGGGCACCCGGAGCCGGGCTCCGATGGgcaccctgtgccaggcactgcctag